The Nitrosomonas sp. sh817 genome includes a window with the following:
- the ovoA gene encoding 5-histidylcysteine sulfoxide synthase: MPQLLFQRTPLLDGDDINLKREEIRSYFHTTLDRYEQLFETLRTDEAYYKKPISLRHPLIFYLGHTATFFVNKLILAGLITERINPRLESIFAVGVDEMSWDDLDSTHYDWPTVDEVRAYRKTMRAIVDNLISTLPLSLPITWESPWWPIVMGVEHERIHLETSSVLIRQHALHFVQPHPNWQPCRTSGAAPQNSLINVAAGSITLHKTKTNQQHYGWDNEYGLHSADIAAFQASKYLVSNQEFLAFVEAGGYRTGSYWQEEGRSWQKFTQAEHPTFWVKKGSDWYLRLMTEEVPMPWDWPVEVNYHEAKAFCNWKAATTKQPVRLPTEDEWYRLYDVACLSEVPHDRKAAGNLHLDYYASSCPVTEFAHGEFFDIVGNVWQWTETPTYPFEGFDVHPLYDDFTTPTFDNQHNLIKGGSWIACGNESIRSSRYAFRRHFFQHAGFRYVVSDAPATLPTSNYETDKLLSEYAEFHYGDTYFDVPNFSKALAEIAIAAMGDRPKRTALDLGCASGRSTFELATVFDHVTGIDFSARFIGQGVQLVQQGILRYTLTDEGELVSYKERTLSNLGLDHVKHKVEFFQGDACNLKPIFTGYDLILAANLIDRLYDPAKLLNSIHTRINPGGLLMITSPYTWLTEHTKKEAWIGGFKRDGENFTTLDGLKEMLGKHFRLIQGPQAVPFVIRETKRKFQHTLAEVTIWERIA, encoded by the coding sequence ATGCCACAACTTTTATTCCAAAGAACACCTCTGCTCGATGGCGACGACATCAACCTGAAACGTGAAGAAATCCGCAGTTATTTCCACACCACGCTGGATCGTTACGAGCAACTTTTCGAAACACTGCGCACCGACGAAGCGTATTACAAGAAACCGATCTCATTGCGCCATCCGCTGATTTTTTATTTGGGTCATACCGCGACGTTCTTCGTCAACAAGCTGATTCTCGCCGGACTGATTACCGAACGCATCAACCCGCGATTGGAATCGATTTTCGCCGTCGGCGTCGACGAAATGAGCTGGGACGATCTCGACAGCACGCACTACGACTGGCCGACCGTCGACGAAGTGCGCGCGTACCGCAAAACCATGCGCGCGATAGTCGACAACCTCATTTCCACGCTACCGCTAAGCCTGCCGATCACCTGGGAAAGCCCGTGGTGGCCGATTGTAATGGGCGTCGAGCATGAACGCATTCACCTGGAAACATCGTCGGTGCTGATCCGCCAGCATGCGCTGCATTTCGTGCAACCGCACCCGAATTGGCAACCGTGCCGCACATCCGGCGCGGCGCCGCAGAATTCACTGATTAATGTTGCCGCCGGATCAATCACGCTGCATAAAACCAAAACCAATCAACAGCATTACGGTTGGGATAACGAATACGGCCTGCACAGCGCGGACATCGCCGCTTTCCAAGCCAGCAAATATCTGGTCAGCAATCAGGAGTTTTTGGCTTTCGTTGAAGCCGGCGGCTACCGCACCGGCAGTTACTGGCAAGAAGAAGGCCGTTCGTGGCAAAAATTCACCCAAGCCGAGCACCCTACGTTTTGGGTTAAAAAAGGCAGCGATTGGTACTTGCGCTTAATGACCGAGGAAGTGCCGATGCCGTGGGATTGGCCGGTGGAAGTCAATTACCACGAAGCCAAAGCATTCTGTAACTGGAAAGCCGCAACGACGAAACAACCGGTGCGGTTGCCGACCGAGGACGAATGGTACCGGCTGTACGATGTTGCCTGTCTCAGCGAAGTACCGCACGACCGCAAGGCGGCTGGCAATCTCCATCTGGATTATTACGCGTCGAGCTGTCCAGTCACCGAATTTGCGCACGGCGAGTTTTTCGACATCGTCGGCAACGTCTGGCAGTGGACCGAAACGCCAACGTACCCGTTCGAAGGTTTCGACGTGCACCCGCTGTACGACGACTTCACCACGCCAACGTTCGACAATCAGCACAACCTGATCAAAGGCGGTTCATGGATCGCTTGCGGCAACGAATCGATTCGCAGCTCGCGCTATGCGTTCCGCCGGCATTTCTTTCAACATGCCGGTTTCCGCTATGTGGTGTCGGACGCACCGGCGACATTGCCGACATCGAATTATGAAACCGATAAATTGCTTTCGGAATACGCCGAGTTTCACTACGGCGACACCTACTTCGACGTGCCGAATTTCTCCAAAGCTCTGGCGGAAATTGCCATCGCCGCGATGGGCGACCGGCCTAAACGCACCGCACTGGACTTGGGCTGTGCCTCCGGCCGTTCGACTTTCGAGTTAGCAACAGTATTCGATCACGTCACCGGCATCGATTTTTCCGCGCGCTTCATCGGCCAAGGCGTACAACTCGTGCAACAAGGCATTTTGCGCTATACCCTGACCGACGAAGGCGAATTGGTGTCGTACAAGGAACGCACGCTGAGCAACCTGGGACTCGATCACGTCAAGCACAAGGTCGAATTCTTCCAGGGCGACGCTTGTAACCTGAAGCCGATTTTCACCGGTTACGACCTGATTCTTGCCGCCAATTTGATCGACCGCCTGTACGATCCGGCCAAATTGCTCAACAGCATTCACACCCGCATCAATCCGGGCGGATTGTTGATGATCACGTCGCCGTATACCTGGCTCACCGAACACACCAAAAAAGAAGCATGGATCGGCGGCTTCAAGCGCGACGGCGAGAATTTCACCACGCTCGACGGCTTGAAAGAAATGCTCGGCAAGCATTTCCGCCTGATCCAAGGCCCGCAGGCGGTGCCGTTCGTAATCCGCGAAACCAAGCGCAAATTCCAGCACACGCTGGCGGAAGTCACGATCTGGGAGCGCATCGCTTGA
- a CDS encoding DUF2064 domain-containing protein produces MNKNTLVLVCKRPAPGTGKQRLAAKLGQEKAFLIADALLACALEDAAEWPGPVVIAPAGAADADWARSLPISRSMAVAVLPQETGNLGQRLNALDRTLRMQGMQHLFFIGSDAPGLLASDYAAARDALQHADVALIPAADGGVVLMANRKPWPDMSALPWSSNRLEEALTGLCRRAGHSVSAVGHGCDVDEWRDVVKLVALLQRDPRPARRALLQIVSCILSEADVQDA; encoded by the coding sequence TTGAATAAAAATACGCTTGTTTTGGTCTGCAAGCGGCCTGCGCCGGGCACCGGCAAGCAACGCTTGGCCGCGAAGCTGGGACAAGAAAAAGCGTTTCTGATTGCGGATGCGCTGCTGGCGTGCGCATTGGAGGACGCGGCTGAGTGGCCGGGGCCGGTGGTGATCGCGCCTGCCGGGGCAGCGGATGCGGATTGGGCGCGTTCGCTGCCAATCTCTCGTTCTATGGCGGTCGCGGTATTGCCGCAGGAAACGGGTAATCTCGGACAACGGTTGAACGCGTTAGATCGGACTTTGCGAATGCAAGGCATGCAACATTTATTTTTTATCGGCAGCGACGCGCCGGGCTTACTTGCAAGCGATTATGCAGCGGCGCGGGATGCATTGCAGCATGCGGATGTGGCGTTAATTCCCGCAGCCGACGGCGGCGTGGTGCTGATGGCCAACCGCAAGCCCTGGCCGGATATGTCCGCGTTGCCCTGGAGCTCGAACCGGTTGGAGGAAGCGTTGACCGGACTTTGCCGCCGGGCCGGACATTCGGTAAGCGCGGTTGGGCATGGCTGCGACGTGGATGAATGGCGCGACGTGGTGAAGCTGGTGGCCTTGCTGCAGCGCGATCCGCGGCCTGCGCGGCGGGCATTGCTGCAAATAGTCAGCTGCATTCTTTCAGAAGCGGACGTGCAGGATGCCTGA
- a CDS encoding TIGR04283 family arsenosugar biosynthesis glycosyltransferase, which produces MPDFSIVIPCYRDEAPLVRLLEQLRRLPHQPREIIVVDAADSRHCAELCEQSAATRLTGEPCRGRQLGIGAVQARGDVLWFLHADAQLAADPLPVMAAAIQRGAIGGYFRFRFAAPRAWPAAILEPAITLRCRLGVPYGDQGIFMQRMVYHQAGGHAPWPLFEEVPLVKAARRLGRFVALPEPIFVDSRRWQRDGWWRRSLKNRWLALRFMSGAAPQDLAARYHSKNGS; this is translated from the coding sequence ATGCCTGATTTCAGCATCGTGATACCGTGCTATCGCGATGAAGCGCCATTGGTGCGTTTGCTGGAACAGTTGCGGCGATTGCCGCATCAACCTCGCGAAATCATCGTCGTCGACGCGGCGGACAGCCGCCATTGCGCAGAGCTTTGCGAACAATCGGCGGCTACTCGACTGACCGGTGAACCGTGCCGTGGCCGGCAGCTTGGCATCGGCGCGGTGCAAGCCCGGGGCGATGTACTATGGTTTCTGCATGCCGATGCGCAACTAGCAGCGGATCCGTTGCCGGTGATGGCTGCGGCGATTCAACGCGGCGCGATCGGTGGTTATTTCCGGTTCCGTTTTGCCGCGCCGCGGGCATGGCCGGCGGCGATTCTGGAACCGGCCATCACGTTGCGTTGCCGTTTGGGCGTACCCTATGGCGATCAGGGAATTTTCATGCAGCGGATGGTTTATCATCAAGCTGGCGGCCATGCGCCCTGGCCGTTGTTCGAAGAAGTGCCTTTAGTGAAAGCAGCGCGGCGTTTGGGGCGATTTGTAGCGTTGCCGGAGCCGATTTTTGTCGATTCGCGCCGTTGGCAACGCGACGGCTGGTGGCGGCGCAGTTTGAAAAATCGCTGGCTGGCATTGAGATTCATGAGCGGTGCGGCGCCGCAGGATTTGGCCGCACGTTACCATTCTAAAAATGGTTCGTGA
- a CDS encoding methyltransferase domain-containing protein, with protein MQEAVQKYYGETLTNSQDLQTNACCTDAALPHFVKPLLARVHAEVLARYYGCGLVLPELLEGLTILDLGCGAGRDVYVLSQLVGEKGQVIGVDMTEEQLAVARRHEKYHQTAFGYKRGNVRFLHGDIARLDELELADASVDLIVSNCVINLAPDKAAVLREAFRVLKPGGELYFSDVYSDRRIPADLMRDPVLYGECLSGALYWNDFLQLARNSGFTDPRLVDDRPVTIDNPALTEKTGNIRFYSATYRLFKLPGLELACEDHGQSVVYRGTIPHHAHAFRLDKHHFIETGRQFPVCGNTWRMLHDTRFIRHFDFYGDFDRHFGIFPGCGMGMPFAEAAAEQQQGGCC; from the coding sequence ATGCAAGAAGCGGTGCAAAAATATTACGGTGAAACGCTGACAAACAGCCAGGATTTACAGACCAATGCGTGTTGCACCGATGCTGCGCTGCCGCATTTTGTTAAACCGTTGCTGGCGCGGGTGCATGCCGAAGTGCTAGCGCGTTATTACGGTTGCGGCTTGGTGCTGCCGGAGCTCCTCGAGGGATTGACGATCCTTGACTTGGGCTGCGGCGCGGGGCGCGATGTCTACGTGCTGTCGCAACTGGTTGGCGAAAAGGGGCAAGTGATCGGCGTGGATATGACCGAAGAGCAACTCGCGGTTGCACGCCGGCACGAGAAATACCATCAAACAGCATTCGGTTACAAGCGTGGGAATGTGCGTTTTCTGCACGGCGATATCGCGCGCTTGGACGAGCTTGAACTGGCCGATGCCAGCGTGGATTTGATCGTATCGAATTGCGTCATCAATCTGGCGCCGGATAAAGCGGCGGTATTGCGCGAAGCGTTCCGCGTACTGAAGCCGGGCGGTGAATTATATTTTTCCGATGTTTACAGCGACCGGCGCATTCCGGCGGATTTGATGCGCGACCCGGTGTTGTACGGCGAGTGTCTGAGCGGCGCGTTGTATTGGAACGATTTTTTACAGCTGGCGCGCAACAGCGGTTTCACCGATCCGCGCCTGGTCGATGACCGTCCGGTTACGATCGATAATCCGGCGTTGACGGAGAAAACCGGCAATATCCGCTTTTACTCGGCGACTTACCGGCTGTTTAAACTGCCGGGTCTGGAATTGGCCTGCGAAGATCACGGGCAATCCGTGGTGTATCGCGGCACCATCCCGCACCATGCGCATGCTTTCCGGCTGGATAAGCATCATTTCATCGAAACCGGCAGACAATTCCCGGTTTGCGGCAATACCTGGCGCATGTTGCACGATACGCGATTTATCCGGCATTTTGATTTTTACGGTGATTTTGACCGGCATTTCGGTATTTTTCCCGGCTGCGGCATGGGTATGCCGTTCGCCGAAGCTGCGGCGGAGCAACAGCAAGGCGGGTGCTGTTGA
- a CDS encoding radical SAM protein, which yields MEAAGLPVGGGQQSRSKHWYVTADDKPRGFIRAHALEELWFHTGTACNLSCPFCLEGSKPGDGRLQLMRFDDAKPYIDEALTLGIKQFSFTGGEPFVNKDLIHILDYALQHRPCMVLTNATEPLMKRLPQLRALLEHPQPLHFRISLDHFLAEEHDKNRGAGMFALALEGLKALHAMGFGVSVASQKIAGMSPGKAAQCFAEVFRNAGLPADLPRIVFPEFYPPGITVAAPQITQSCMTDYQTEKTRRGFMCAFSRMVVKSEGKCLVYACTLVDDDPDYALGGTLAESLQVSVSMKHHRCYSCFQYGATCSEMKR from the coding sequence ATGGAAGCGGCAGGGTTACCCGTTGGCGGCGGTCAGCAATCGCGATCCAAGCATTGGTATGTGACGGCGGATGATAAGCCGCGCGGCTTTATCCGTGCACATGCACTGGAAGAATTGTGGTTTCATACCGGCACGGCCTGTAATTTGTCGTGTCCGTTTTGCCTGGAAGGCTCCAAGCCTGGCGATGGCCGTTTGCAATTGATGCGTTTTGACGATGCCAAGCCTTATATCGATGAAGCGTTGACACTGGGTATCAAGCAATTTTCCTTTACCGGCGGCGAACCGTTTGTAAACAAAGATTTGATTCATATTCTGGATTATGCGTTGCAGCATCGGCCCTGCATGGTATTGACCAACGCCACCGAGCCCTTGATGAAGCGCCTGCCGCAATTGCGCGCTTTGCTCGAACATCCGCAGCCGTTGCATTTCCGTATCAGTCTCGATCATTTTTTAGCGGAAGAGCATGACAAAAATCGCGGAGCAGGCATGTTTGCACTGGCGCTGGAAGGGCTGAAGGCATTACATGCGATGGGCTTCGGCGTTTCCGTCGCCAGCCAGAAAATTGCCGGAATGTCGCCTGGCAAAGCCGCGCAATGCTTTGCGGAAGTGTTCCGTAATGCCGGTTTGCCGGCGGATCTGCCGCGCATCGTGTTTCCCGAGTTTTATCCGCCGGGTATTACCGTAGCCGCGCCGCAGATCACGCAAAGCTGCATGACTGACTACCAGACTGAAAAAACGCGCCGCGGATTTATGTGCGCATTCAGCCGCATGGTGGTGAAAAGCGAAGGGAAATGCCTAGTGTATGCCTGCACCCTGGTCGATGACGACCCCGACTACGCGCTCGGAGGAACTCTGGCGGAGAGCTTGCAAGTATCGGTCAGCATGAAACATCACCGTTGCTATAGTTGCTTTCAATATGGCGCGACTTGCAGTGAAATGAAGCGCTAA
- a CDS encoding methyl-accepting chemotaxis protein has protein sequence MFTETSIKFRLMLVMSILSVLMVSIGAYGLYGFNRSNHTVQSVYEDRMMPAVQLGTILDVWYQVREKGRIATQANNSATAGALAEEANKLVKQNESVWAKYLATSLLPEEEALTKVKGEQHVQYVQSMNKTFQLAIAGEFEAAAKNLETDTTPKFNALRDTVFALLDLQGTLASHQYADSQSSFETISMISIIAIAASILLAITFGFLLLRSIVAPLDEAIEIAHKVAAGDLTSNIVVTSTKSSTGRLLQALKEMNDNLIDLVGKVRSGTDQIVTASGEIASGNSDLSQRTEEQASSLEETASSMEELTSTVRQNADNARQANQLAVGASEVAVKGGEVVGQVVHTMKSINESSHKIVDIISVIDGIAFQTNILALNAAVEAARAGEQGRGFAVVATEVRTLAQRSAAAAKEIKELISDSVSKVDEGSRLVDEAGTTMEEIVTAVKRVTDIMSEISAASQEQSSGIEQVNQAVTQMDEVTQQNAALVEEAAAAAESMQEQAQALTHAVSTFKLANSHAATIAPVKRSNHAANIAKLPNRGPATKKAPAAIALAAAPAKPRKAATGTGEDWEEF, from the coding sequence ATGTTTACAGAAACATCGATTAAATTCCGCTTGATGCTGGTCATGAGTATCCTATCGGTACTGATGGTGAGTATCGGCGCGTACGGTTTATATGGATTCAATCGATCGAATCACACCGTTCAATCGGTCTACGAAGACCGCATGATGCCGGCGGTGCAACTCGGCACAATCCTCGATGTGTGGTATCAAGTCCGCGAAAAAGGCAGAATCGCAACGCAAGCGAACAATAGCGCGACCGCCGGCGCTTTGGCCGAAGAAGCCAACAAACTGGTAAAACAAAACGAAAGTGTCTGGGCGAAATACCTGGCCACCAGCTTACTGCCGGAAGAGGAAGCCCTGACAAAAGTAAAAGGCGAACAGCATGTGCAATACGTTCAGTCGATGAATAAAACGTTTCAGCTCGCCATCGCCGGAGAATTTGAAGCAGCCGCAAAAAATCTGGAAACCGATACCACGCCAAAATTCAATGCGTTGCGTGATACGGTATTCGCATTGTTGGATTTGCAAGGAACATTGGCTTCCCATCAGTACGCCGATTCACAAAGCAGCTTTGAAACCATTTCGATGATCTCGATCATTGCCATAGCCGCGAGCATTCTGCTGGCAATTACATTCGGGTTCCTGTTGTTGCGCTCAATCGTCGCACCGCTGGACGAAGCGATCGAGATTGCGCATAAAGTAGCTGCCGGCGATCTGACTTCAAACATTGTCGTGACCTCGACCAAATCGTCAACGGGCCGTTTGCTGCAAGCGCTGAAAGAAATGAATGACAACTTAATCGATCTGGTAGGCAAGGTTCGTTCGGGAACGGATCAGATCGTAACCGCATCGGGCGAAATCGCTTCGGGTAACTCGGATTTGAGTCAACGCACGGAAGAACAAGCATCCAGCCTGGAAGAAACCGCCTCCAGCATGGAAGAACTGACATCGACCGTGAGACAAAACGCGGATAATGCACGCCAAGCCAATCAATTGGCAGTCGGTGCGTCGGAAGTTGCAGTGAAAGGCGGTGAAGTGGTCGGACAAGTCGTGCATACGATGAAATCGATCAACGAAAGCTCGCACAAAATCGTCGACATTATCAGCGTAATCGACGGCATTGCCTTCCAGACCAATATCCTGGCTTTGAATGCTGCGGTGGAAGCGGCGCGCGCCGGCGAGCAAGGCCGGGGCTTTGCGGTAGTCGCGACCGAGGTGCGTACACTGGCGCAGCGATCAGCCGCTGCGGCGAAAGAAATCAAGGAATTGATCAGCGATTCGGTCAGCAAGGTCGACGAAGGATCGCGGCTGGTCGACGAAGCGGGAACCACCATGGAGGAAATCGTCACCGCCGTCAAGCGTGTTACTGACATCATGAGTGAAATATCGGCGGCATCGCAAGAACAAAGTTCCGGTATCGAGCAAGTCAATCAAGCGGTCACGCAGATGGACGAAGTCACGCAACAAAATGCCGCGCTGGTTGAAGAAGCGGCCGCTGCCGCAGAATCGATGCAAGAACAGGCGCAGGCGCTAACACATGCGGTCAGCACCTTCAAACTGGCGAATAGTCATGCGGCAACGATCGCACCGGTAAAAAGAAGCAATCACGCTGCGAATATTGCCAAACTGCCTAACCGCGGACCGGCAACCAAAAAAGCACCGGCAGCAATTGCACTTGCAGCCGCACCTGCAAAACCTCGTAAAGCCGCGACCGGCACCGGCGAAGATTGGGAGGAATTTTAA
- a CDS encoding chemotaxis protein CheW produces MNTTNPQPPVATPVANEFLTFRLGHEEYGIEILKVQEIRGYDAITQIANSPEFIKGVVNLRGIIVPIVDMRIKFDLGQAQYDQFTVVIILNVAGRVMGMVVDGVSDVLTLEDEQIRPTPGLGSIIDTEYIMGLGTVDERMLILIDIEKLMSSSDIGLIESNFN; encoded by the coding sequence ATGAACACAACTAACCCTCAACCCCCAGTGGCCACGCCGGTCGCGAATGAATTTCTGACTTTCCGGCTTGGGCACGAAGAATATGGAATCGAAATTCTGAAAGTGCAAGAGATCCGCGGCTATGACGCAATCACGCAAATTGCCAATTCACCGGAATTTATCAAAGGGGTGGTGAACTTGCGCGGGATCATCGTCCCAATCGTCGATATGCGGATTAAATTCGATCTAGGTCAGGCGCAATACGACCAATTTACGGTAGTCATCATTCTGAATGTAGCCGGACGCGTGATGGGCATGGTAGTCGATGGCGTTTCCGATGTGCTCACGCTGGAAGACGAGCAGATCCGTCCGACGCCGGGTCTGGGCTCGATCATCGATACCGAATACATCATGGGACTGGGAACCGTCGATGAGCGTATGTTGATTTTGATCGACATCGAGAAATTGATGAGCAGCAGCGATATAGGTTTGATTGAATCAAATTTTAACTAA
- a CDS encoding FAD-dependent oxidoreductase — MRKRGWLVLLLGLAVGCFLIFDGSRFFSLEMLKDGRDDLLQAYQRQPLLVIGIYSAVYVVMAALSFPGAAVMTLAGGAIFGVWVGVPVVLISATIGATLAFWMARYLLRDIVQRRFGDRLEAINKGLERDGAFYLFSLRLAPVFPFFLINLLMGLTAMRTGTYFRVSLAGMFAGTAVYVNAGTQLAAITQLSDVMSPEMIVSFTLLALFPWLARWGIERIKTQRLYARWPKPARFDRNLVVIGAGAAGLVSAYVAAATCAKVTLIERHKMGGDCLNYGCVPSKALIRSATFLQQAKHAASLGIQRADVTYDFAEVMARVQRIVKTVEPHDSVERYTSLGVEVLHGDATIVSPWSVEVNGQTLTTRAIVIASGARPLVPDIPGLQAVCYYTSDTIWTMTERPQRLIVLGGGPVGCELAQAFARLSCNVTQVVRSDLLPREDMDAVDLVKAALQADGVNLLTHAEVLRCERQGNEQLLILRKQNGEETRLPFDALLCAVGRVARTEGFGLEQLGITVSPQRTIETNGWLQTVYPNIYACGDVAGPYQFTHTAAHQAWHASVNALFGSVKRFKADYSVIPRVTFTDPEAARVGLSENEAQTRHIAYEVTRFDLSELDRAITDEAAHGFVKVLTVPGSDRILGVSIVSRHAGDMLAEFVLAMKHGLGLNKILSTIHAYPTWPEANKYAAGAWKRAHAPQRLLKWLERYHARQRGKTGTASDS, encoded by the coding sequence ATGAGGAAACGCGGGTGGCTCGTCTTACTGCTGGGATTGGCGGTCGGCTGTTTTTTGATCTTCGACGGAAGCCGGTTTTTCAGTCTCGAAATGCTGAAAGACGGGCGGGATGATTTGTTGCAAGCCTATCAGCGGCAACCGCTGCTGGTGATCGGTATTTATTCGGCGGTTTATGTCGTCATGGCGGCTTTGTCGTTTCCCGGCGCTGCAGTGATGACCCTGGCCGGCGGGGCGATATTCGGCGTGTGGGTGGGGGTGCCGGTGGTCTTGATCTCGGCTACCATTGGCGCCACATTGGCATTCTGGATGGCGCGGTATTTGTTGCGGGATATCGTGCAGCGGCGCTTCGGCGACCGTCTGGAAGCGATCAACAAGGGGCTGGAACGCGACGGCGCGTTTTATTTATTTTCGCTGCGGCTGGCGCCGGTTTTTCCATTCTTTCTGATCAATTTGCTGATGGGATTGACCGCGATGCGGACCGGTACATACTTCCGGGTCAGTCTGGCCGGAATGTTCGCCGGAACCGCCGTATACGTTAACGCAGGTACGCAGCTGGCAGCGATTACGCAGCTATCGGACGTGATGTCGCCGGAGATGATCGTTTCGTTCACGTTGCTGGCGCTGTTTCCGTGGCTGGCGCGCTGGGGTATTGAGCGGATTAAAACCCAGCGGTTGTATGCGCGCTGGCCGAAGCCAGCCCGCTTTGACCGGAATCTGGTGGTGATCGGCGCCGGCGCCGCCGGACTGGTCAGCGCTTATGTTGCCGCTGCAACCTGCGCCAAGGTGACGCTGATCGAACGCCACAAGATGGGCGGCGATTGCCTCAATTACGGCTGCGTGCCGTCTAAGGCGCTGATTCGTAGCGCGACGTTTCTGCAACAGGCAAAGCATGCCGCTTCGCTGGGAATTCAACGAGCCGATGTGACTTACGATTTTGCGGAGGTGATGGCGCGGGTGCAGCGGATTGTCAAAACCGTCGAGCCGCATGATTCAGTGGAACGTTACACCAGCCTCGGCGTGGAAGTGCTGCACGGCGATGCAACCATCGTATCGCCGTGGTCGGTGGAAGTGAACGGTCAAACACTGACCACGCGCGCCATCGTTATTGCTAGCGGCGCGCGTCCGCTGGTGCCGGATATTCCCGGATTGCAAGCCGTGTGTTATTACACTTCCGATACCATCTGGACAATGACCGAGCGGCCGCAACGTTTGATCGTGCTGGGCGGCGGCCCGGTCGGGTGCGAATTGGCGCAGGCTTTTGCACGGCTCAGTTGCAATGTTACGCAAGTTGTTCGCAGCGATTTGTTGCCGCGTGAAGATATGGATGCCGTGGATTTAGTTAAAGCCGCCTTGCAAGCCGATGGCGTGAACCTATTGACGCACGCGGAAGTGTTGCGATGCGAGCGGCAAGGCAACGAGCAACTCTTGATCCTGCGTAAGCAAAACGGCGAAGAAACGAGGTTGCCGTTTGACGCGTTGTTATGCGCGGTTGGCCGGGTCGCGCGTACCGAAGGTTTCGGGCTGGAACAGCTCGGCATAACCGTTTCTCCGCAGCGCACCATCGAAACCAATGGTTGGCTGCAAACGGTTTATCCGAATATCTACGCGTGCGGCGACGTTGCAGGCCCGTATCAGTTTACGCACACCGCCGCGCATCAAGCGTGGCATGCCTCGGTCAACGCCTTGTTCGGCTCGGTTAAACGCTTCAAAGCCGATTATTCGGTGATTCCGCGGGTGACTTTCACCGACCCGGAAGCGGCGCGGGTTGGCTTGTCGGAAAACGAAGCGCAAACGCGGCATATCGCTTACGAAGTGACGCGCTTTGATCTTTCTGAGCTGGATCGGGCGATTACCGACGAGGCCGCGCACGGTTTCGTGAAAGTGCTGACCGTACCGGGCAGCGATCGCATCCTTGGTGTCAGTATCGTCAGCAGGCATGCCGGCGACATGCTGGCGGAATTCGTGCTGGCGATGAAACATGGCCTGGGTTTGAACAAGATTCTAAGCACCATTCACGCCTACCCGACCTGGCCGGAAGCGAATAAATACGCAGCGGGTGCCTGGAAACGCGCGCATGCGCCGCAACGATTGCTAAAGTGGCTGGAGCGATATCATGCGCGCCAGCGGGGAAAGACCGGAACTGCGTCAGATTCCTAG